One window of Triticum dicoccoides isolate Atlit2015 ecotype Zavitan chromosome 5A, WEW_v2.0, whole genome shotgun sequence genomic DNA carries:
- the LOC119300278 gene encoding uncharacterized protein LOC119300278: MDGGGVSSDISRSVRVLIEGQPSAAGGFSATPFEPQLSDDSPPRSSLEGGGSASLDAAAASCSERVDGGGAAAEGPERRLTLLALRLAILEKAASGLGALGFIWATVVLLGGFAITLGKDDFWSVTIILLIEGARIFSRSHELEWQHQATWSLSAAGRSSFRLVARSFRFVFGLDGRGGSPKNMDASSSKWSWRLKSWGFLSRHVGRAFYWLQLASATACVTLSAVRLVRQDFGEAEDARTNRRSALDIFYGLALAEALLFLAEKAVWEWEVSHGRLLERVASECHLAGAPGLLAIRRFFYDAYSRCVDGSIFDGLRMDLVSFAEELLVEGSHDEQRIGVGILVNVAGSPRLGDAALHRVGTSAAVMERLVEMLGWKGAAEAGARASAALVVSKLASKKRNALRVAGVPGAIESVSSLLYAADEECNLLGLLIIKRLAQDHDNCSKIGNARGLLDKIIDFSSIGAAGAPSTVITQSRAKAVKRSLQVIRMLADTTGSTGRQLRREVAEIVFTVSNIRAVLQHATSHLELQRLSAEVLTRLAMDKDAREKIGGTGSVISLLLAMFFRQGITDEGDAVRVEAGEALAMLALDSPHNCERILNAAPAVVDRLVEALSDNAVGVGAARILTNLCAYTGGERFPEVRAVTSGAATVLRNIMAKKSKLLEVSLGLAAQAMRLMGPHELARHLARAGVSEVDLVNRLVHVLTRYSSPSIKVPRIRRFTVEFLIGMLRMDSSFAELMAAAGMGRELRRVAETTSELECFHVFSGSAGVSRHAVSLCALVSEARELMDMDFRSQ, from the coding sequence ATGGACGGCGGCGGTGTCAGCTCCGACATTAGCCGGTCTGTGCGGGTGCTCATCGAGGGCCAGCCGAGCGCGGCGGGGGGGTTCTCCGCCACGCCGTTCGAGCCGCAGCTGTCGGATGACTCGCCCCCGCGCTCCAGCCTCGAGGGCGGCGGGTCGGCCAGCCTCGACGCGGCGGCCGCCTCGTGCAGCGAGCGAGTCgacggcggtggggcggcggcggaggggccCGAGCGGAGGCTCACGCTGCTGGCGCTGCGGCTGGCGATCCTGGAGAAGGCGGCCAGCGGGCTGGGCGCGCTGGGGTTCATCTGGGCCACCGTCGTCCTCCTCGGCGGCTTCGCCATCACCCTCGGCAAGGACGACTTCTGGTCCGTCACCATCATCCTCCTCATCGAGGGCGCACGCATCTTCAGCCGCAGCCACGAGCTCGAGTGGCAGCACCAGGCCACCTGGTCGCTCTCCGCTGCCGGCCGCTCCAGCTTCCGCCtcgtcgcccgctccttccgcttcGTCTTCGGCCTCGACGGCCGCGGCGGCAGCCCCAAGAATATGGATGCCTCGTCGTCTAAATGGAGCTGGAGATTGAAGAGTTGGGGCTTCCTGTCGAGGCACGTCGGGAGGGCCTTCTACTGGCTGCAGCTAGCGTCCGCCACGGCCTGCGTCACGCTGTCGGCGGTGCGGCTCGTCAGGCAGGACTTCGGCGAAGCGGAGGACGCGCGGACTAACCGGCGATCGGCGCTGGACATCTTCTACGGGCTCGCGCTGGCGGAGGCGCTTCTCTTCCTCGCGGAGAAGGCGGTGTGGGAGTGGGAGGTGAGCCACGGCCGTCTGCTCGAGCGCGTCGCGAGCGAGTGCCACCTCGCTGGCGCACCGGGGCTCCTCGCCATCCGCCGCTTCTTCTACGACGCATACTCTCGGTGCGTCGACGGGAGCATATTCGACGGCCTCCGCATGGACCTCGTCTCCTTCGCCGAGGAGCTCCTCGTGGAGGGCTCGCACGACGAGCAGCGGATCGGCGTCGGCATCCTCGTCAACGTCGCCGGGAGCCCACGGCTCGGTGACGCGGCGCTGCATCGGGTCGGCACGTCAGCGGCAGTCATGGAGCGGTTGGTGGAGATGCTCGGCTGGAAGGGCGCGGCGGAGGCCGGGGCGAGAGCGTCCGCGGCACTCGTCGTGTCCAAGCTCGCCAGCAAGAAGCGGAACGCGCTCAGGGTCGCCGGCGTTCCAGGCGCCATCGAGTCCGTGTCGTCGCTGCTCTATGCCGCGGACGAGGAGTGCAACCTACTCGGCCTCCTCATCATCAAGAGGCTCGCACAAGACCACGACAACTGCAGCAAAATCGGCAACGCCCGGGGCCTGCTCGACAAGATCATCGACTTCTCCAGCATCGGCGCAGCCGGCGCACCATCCACGGTTATCACCCAATCGCGCGCTAAAGCAGTGAAGCGGTCGCTGCAGGTGATCAGGATGCTCGCCGACACGACCGGGAGCACAGGGAGACAGCTGCGGCGAGAGGTGGCGGAGATCGTGTTCACGGTCAGCAACATCCGCGCCGTGCTGCAGCACGCCACCAGCCACCTGGAGCTGCAGCGCCTCAGCGCCGAGGTGCTCACCCGGCTAGCCATGGACAAGGACGCGCGTGAGAAGATCGGCGGCACCGGCAGTGTCATCTCGCTCCTCCTCGCCATGTTCTTCCGGCAAGGCATCACTGACGAGGGTGACGCCGTGCGCGTCGAGGCCGGCGAGGCGCTCGCCATGCTGGCGCTCGACAGCCCGCACAACTGCGAGAGGATActcaacgccgcccccgccgtTGTCGACCGCCTCGTGGAGGCGCTGAGTGACAACGCCGTCGGGGTCGGCGCGGCAAGGATCCTCACCAACCTGTGCGCGTACACCGGCGGCGAGCGGTTCCCGGAGGTTCGCGCCGTCACGTCCGGCGCCGCCACGGTGCTGCGCAACATCATGGCCAAGAAGTCGAAGCTGCTGGAGGTGTCGCTGGGCCTCGCGGCGCAGGCAATGAGGCTCATGGGGCCTCATGAGCTGGCCCGCCACCTCGCCCGCGCCGGCGTCAGCGAGGTGGACCTGGTGAACAGGCTGGTGCACGTGCTGACGAGGTACAGCAGCCCTTCGATCAAGGTGCCGCGGATCAGACGGTTCACGGTGGAGTTCCTGATCGGGATGCTGAGGATGGACTCGTCGTTCGCGGAGCTGATGGCGGCGGCGGGGATGGGGCGGGAGCTGCGGCGCGTGGCGGAGACGACGTCGGAGCTGGAGTGCTTCCACGTGTTCTCCGGCAGCGCCGGGGTGAGCCGGCACGCGGTGAGCCTCTGCGCGCTCGTCAGCGAGGCACGGGAGCTCATGGACATGGACTTCCGCAGCCAGTAG